In Prevotella sp. oral taxon 475, one DNA window encodes the following:
- a CDS encoding glycoside hydrolase family 25 protein, whose translation MKKSITLLIALLLALATKAQTGYDLQCEDTCNHIHGIDISHYQKDVFWEVVGENTKITYVYIKATEGGDRIDPKYERNIELAHQYGLKVGSYHFFRPKTELKKQLENFKTQCRPVDQDLIPMIDVETKSGLSTEEFCDSLAKFLVLVEEAYKQKPLLYTFTNFYNAHLIGKLDGYPLMIAQYNSQEPELKDGHDIILWQYTGKGRINGINGFVDKSRFLKSHNLHEIKFHHSQH comes from the coding sequence ATGAAGAAATCCATCACCCTTCTTATTGCACTTCTCCTCGCACTCGCAACAAAAGCACAAACTGGATACGATCTGCAATGCGAAGACACCTGCAATCATATTCATGGCATCGACATCAGTCATTACCAAAAGGATGTTTTTTGGGAAGTCGTAGGCGAAAACACAAAAATCACCTACGTCTACATCAAAGCTACAGAAGGCGGCGATCGAATCGACCCAAAATACGAGCGCAATATCGAATTAGCCCATCAATACGGACTGAAAGTGGGCTCCTACCACTTCTTTCGCCCGAAAACCGAACTCAAAAAGCAATTAGAGAACTTCAAAACTCAATGCCGCCCAGTCGATCAAGATCTCATTCCAATGATCGACGTCGAAACCAAAAGCGGATTATCCACCGAAGAATTCTGCGACTCACTTGCCAAATTTCTTGTCCTCGTCGAAGAAGCCTACAAGCAAAAACCTCTCCTTTACACTTTCACCAATTTCTATAACGCCCATCTCATCGGCAAACTCGACGGCTATCCACTCATGATAGCACAATATAACAGTCAAGAGCCCGAACTTAAAGATGGGCACGACATCATCCTGTGGCAATACACCGGTAAAGGCCGCATCAACGGCATCAACGGATTCGTCGACAAAAGTCGCTTTCTCAAAAGCCATAATCTGCATGAAATTAAATTTCATCATTCGCAGCATTGA
- a CDS encoding LacI family DNA-binding transcriptional regulator, with product MSNKIRIKDIAQMAGVSVGTVDRVLHNRPNTSKTATEKVKKVLEQINYQPNMYASALAHNRSYRFCLLIPRHESEAYWDEIEEGAMRASDVRRDFHVTIETFFYDRSKTTSFDQQSQACLGTQPDGVVLVPSALEATRKFTDQLHQSAIPFVMLDSFMPDLHPLSFYGQDSFASGYFAAKTLMMIAGGETEIMLMKQTKDGKVVSKQQDNRETGFRHYMHDHFPHINIIEVHLPLETSRQKYTIILEDFFNTHPQLHHCITFNSKAHLVGEFLLHTNRRDIQIMGYDMVEKNATCLKQGSISFLIAQHAYMQGYACIDTLFQAIVLKKKVEPVNYMPIELLTKENVDFYRRTQL from the coding sequence ATGAGCAACAAAATAAGAATCAAAGACATCGCCCAGATGGCGGGCGTGTCGGTGGGAACGGTAGACCGAGTGCTACACAATCGACCGAACACGTCGAAAACCGCGACTGAGAAGGTAAAAAAGGTGCTGGAGCAAATCAACTATCAACCCAATATGTATGCCAGCGCACTGGCTCACAACAGATCCTACCGGTTCTGTCTACTCATCCCCCGACACGAGTCTGAAGCCTACTGGGACGAAATTGAAGAAGGTGCTATGCGAGCTAGCGATGTACGGCGAGACTTCCATGTCACTATCGAAACCTTCTTCTACGATCGCTCAAAAACCACCTCCTTCGACCAACAGTCGCAAGCCTGCCTCGGAACACAACCCGACGGTGTGGTGCTCGTCCCATCGGCACTTGAAGCCACACGAAAATTCACCGATCAACTCCACCAATCGGCCATCCCCTTTGTTATGCTCGACTCCTTCATGCCCGATCTCCACCCTCTCTCCTTCTACGGACAAGATTCCTTCGCCAGTGGCTATTTTGCCGCCAAAACGCTCATGATGATCGCCGGTGGCGAAACCGAAATCATGCTCATGAAACAAACCAAGGACGGAAAAGTAGTGAGCAAGCAACAAGACAATCGCGAAACAGGATTCCGACACTACATGCATGACCATTTCCCACACATCAACATCATCGAAGTACACCTCCCCCTAGAAACCAGTCGACAAAAATACACGATCATCCTCGAAGACTTCTTCAACACCCATCCGCAACTCCACCACTGTATCACCTTCAACTCCAAAGCCCACCTCGTAGGCGAATTTCTCCTGCATACCAATCGCCGAGACATACAAATCATGGGCTACGACATGGTAGAAAAAAATGCTACCTGCCTGAAACAAGGTAGCATCTCCTTCCTCATCGCCCAACATGCCTATATGCAAGGTTATGCCTGTATCGACACCCTCTTCCAAGCCATCGTCCTCAAAAAGAAGGTAGAACCCGTCAACTATATGCCCATCGAACTGCTCACAAAAGAAAACGTAGATTTCTACCGACGCACACAACTATAA
- a CDS encoding bifunctional UDP-sugar hydrolase/5'-nucleotidase, with amino-acid sequence MTPQMRKHFIFLFTALCLFQSTMAQSVKIKVIQTSDVHGSFFPYDFINRKAKSGSLARVSTYVKKARATYGPNVILLDNGDILQGQPTCYYCNFVKPSMPNLAASVINYLHYDAQTVGNHDIETGHDVYDKWISEVKCPVLGANIIDTRTGKPYVHPYTILYRDGVKIAVLGMLTPAIPNWLKESLWAGLRFDNIVTSAKSWVEYIQKNEQPDILIGLFHSGREGGIHTPEYDEDASLTVARQVPGFDLILFGHDHTRFSGSVVNNAGQSVLCLDPSCDALMVSDATIHLTKKNGKIVEKKVTGDVVSITGEAVDSSFIRHFQADIDSVKAFTDRRIGRFENTIYTRDCYFGSAAFTDFIHDLQLNITKADISFNAPLSFDISIKQGDIHVSDLFNLYKYENQIYVLRMTGAEVRRHLEMSYDLWCNTMTSPDDHIMLLSEWAKDDRQRFGFKNLAFNFDSAAGIIYEVDVTQPDGHKVRILSMADGTPFDENRWYRVAMNSYRGNGGGELLTKGAGIPREQLKSRIIFESEKDQRYYLMKAIEKAGTMNPKPHNNWRFVPVEWAQPAIERDKKLIFH; translated from the coding sequence ATGACCCCTCAGATGAGAAAGCATTTTATTTTTCTTTTCACCGCACTCTGCTTATTTCAATCCACAATGGCACAAAGCGTAAAAATCAAAGTCATACAAACCAGTGATGTCCATGGGAGCTTCTTTCCCTACGACTTTATCAACCGGAAAGCCAAGAGCGGTTCGCTGGCTCGAGTCAGCACCTATGTCAAAAAGGCGCGTGCAACATATGGCCCCAACGTCATCCTGCTCGACAACGGCGATATTCTCCAAGGGCAGCCCACCTGCTACTATTGCAACTTCGTGAAACCCAGCATGCCCAATCTCGCTGCCTCGGTTATCAATTATCTGCACTACGATGCACAAACCGTCGGCAACCACGACATTGAAACCGGCCACGACGTCTACGACAAATGGATTTCCGAGGTAAAATGCCCCGTGTTAGGAGCCAACATCATCGACACCCGCACCGGAAAGCCCTATGTGCACCCCTATACCATCCTCTATCGCGATGGCGTGAAGATCGCCGTGCTGGGTATGTTGACGCCGGCCATTCCCAACTGGCTCAAGGAGAGTTTGTGGGCCGGACTTCGATTCGACAACATCGTCACCTCGGCAAAATCTTGGGTAGAATACATCCAAAAGAACGAGCAACCCGATATTCTCATTGGGCTCTTCCACAGTGGACGTGAAGGAGGCATTCACACCCCCGAATACGATGAAGACGCCTCGCTCACAGTGGCGCGCCAAGTGCCGGGCTTCGACCTTATCCTCTTCGGGCACGACCACACCCGATTCTCTGGCAGCGTCGTCAACAATGCAGGCCAAAGCGTGCTGTGCCTCGACCCCTCGTGCGATGCCCTCATGGTGAGCGATGCCACTATCCACCTCACCAAGAAAAACGGAAAGATTGTCGAGAAAAAAGTGACAGGAGACGTCGTGAGCATCACCGGCGAAGCAGTCGACTCCTCCTTCATTCGCCATTTCCAAGCCGATATCGATAGCGTTAAGGCATTTACAGACCGTCGCATCGGTCGTTTCGAGAACACAATTTACACGCGCGACTGCTACTTCGGCAGTGCCGCCTTCACCGACTTCATTCACGACCTTCAGCTCAACATCACCAAGGCCGACATCTCCTTCAACGCCCCGCTCTCTTTCGACATCAGCATCAAACAGGGCGACATTCACGTAAGCGATCTCTTCAACCTCTACAAATACGAGAATCAGATCTACGTCCTGCGAATGACCGGAGCAGAAGTGCGGCGGCACCTCGAGATGAGCTACGATCTTTGGTGCAACACGATGACCTCTCCCGACGACCACATCATGCTCCTGAGCGAATGGGCCAAAGACGACCGTCAGCGTTTCGGCTTCAAAAACCTTGCCTTCAACTTCGACAGCGCAGCCGGAATTATCTATGAAGTAGATGTCACTCAGCCCGACGGACACAAAGTGCGTATCTTAAGCATGGCCGACGGAACGCCTTTTGACGAAAACCGTTGGTACCGCGTAGCCATGAACAGCTATCGGGGCAATGGCGGCGGTGAACTCCTCACCAAAGGGGCCGGCATCCCGCGAGAGCAACTGAAAAGCCGCATCATCTTCGAGAGCGAGAAGGATCAACGTTATTATTTGATGAAAGCCATCGAAAAGGCTGGCACGATGAACCCGAAACCACACAACAATTGGCGGTTCGTCCCTGTAGAATGGGCGCAACCCGCCATCGAGCGAGATAAAAAGCTGATTTTTCATTAA
- a CDS encoding zinc ribbon domain-containing protein has product MAMIKCPECGHSISDKAHVCPSCGVEIANHITTCPQCGGIYFKDEAQCPHCHHRTSSPVEPTPQAAANQDAPTPITPQQPASSGETAQQPVPSSYIVEDPIHHQATAPTPPDSVQRNNKTTFALIAVIALLILGFGLYFYSHSRGNNEQDAYEYALKSNDPAVLESYLANYQDASSEHRDKITDLLSQLKQTDQDWTNAVVSGSKAALSAYLDQYPNSIHKAEALHKIDSLDWALASSANTMEAYKLYTADHPNGEHIDEANTAMSLVKAKTISSKEKEMIAAVFRHFFHSINERNDESLTAAFSDFMTTFLGKTGASKSDVVAFLNKIYKDDITAMEWRANNDYKIAKREIGIDEYEYTVEFSARQKIERTDASKEKEALYRIKAKVNPDGKITELNMVKILE; this is encoded by the coding sequence ATGGCAATGATCAAATGTCCAGAGTGCGGCCACTCCATCAGCGACAAAGCACACGTCTGCCCTTCTTGCGGCGTAGAAATCGCAAATCACATTACCACCTGTCCGCAATGCGGCGGCATCTACTTCAAAGACGAAGCGCAATGTCCGCACTGCCATCATCGCACAAGTTCGCCAGTAGAGCCCACCCCGCAAGCTGCCGCCAACCAGGACGCTCCCACTCCTATTACGCCACAGCAACCTGCATCCAGTGGAGAAACGGCGCAACAACCTGTACCAAGTTCTTATATCGTTGAAGATCCCATCCATCATCAAGCCACAGCCCCCACTCCACCGGATTCGGTCCAACGCAACAATAAAACCACCTTTGCCCTCATAGCTGTCATCGCGCTACTCATTTTAGGCTTCGGACTTTACTTCTATTCCCATTCGCGTGGTAATAACGAGCAAGATGCCTATGAATATGCGCTTAAGAGCAACGATCCTGCCGTGCTCGAGTCCTATCTTGCGAACTATCAAGACGCATCGTCCGAACATCGAGATAAAATCACCGACCTACTCTCGCAGCTGAAGCAAACCGACCAGGATTGGACCAACGCCGTCGTCAGCGGTTCAAAAGCCGCCCTCTCTGCTTATCTCGATCAATATCCCAACAGCATTCACAAGGCCGAAGCCCTGCACAAAATCGATTCACTCGACTGGGCCCTTGCCTCTTCGGCCAACACCATGGAAGCCTACAAGCTCTACACCGCCGATCACCCCAACGGCGAGCATATTGACGAGGCAAACACCGCTATGAGCTTGGTCAAAGCCAAAACGATAAGCAGCAAAGAGAAAGAAATGATTGCCGCCGTCTTTCGCCATTTCTTCCACAGCATCAACGAGCGTAACGACGAGAGTCTCACCGCTGCTTTCAGCGATTTCATGACCACCTTCCTGGGTAAGACCGGTGCTTCCAAGAGCGACGTCGTAGCCTTTCTCAACAAAATATACAAAGACGACATCACCGCAATGGAATGGCGTGCCAACAACGATTATAAAATCGCAAAACGCGAAATCGGCATCGACGAATACGAATATACCGTTGAATTCTCCGCACGTCAGAAGATAGAGCGCACCGATGCCTCGAAAGAAAAAGAAGCCCTCTATCGAATCAAGGCCAAAGTCAACCCCGACGGTAAGATCACAGAGTTGAACATGGTAAAAATCCTCGAATAA
- a CDS encoding bifunctional dihydroorotate dehydrogenase B NAD binding subunit/NADPH-dependent glutamate synthase, translating to MNKIIRKEQFSEKVFLFEIEAPLIAKSRKAGNFVIVRVGAKGERMPLTIADADTKKGTITLVVQKVGLSSNKLCNLGEGEYVTDIVGPLGNATHIENFGTVICAGGGVGVAPMLPIIRALKNAGNRVLSVLAGRSKDLIILEDEVRKSSDETLIMTDDGSYGERGVVTVGIEKLINREPIDRVFAIGPPIMMKFCCQLTQKYDIPTDVSLNTIMVDGTGMCGACRLTIGGKTKFVCIDGPEFDGSLVDWDEMFKRMGTFKKAEAEELERYNAHIEHIEETIKRETFCITMDVVPTDATIDVLTDRNADWRKELRATTKPKERTAILRVQMPELDAAYRATSRLEEVNKGLTKELALMEAKRCLDCAKPTCVEGCPVSINIPSFIKNIERGQFLAAARVLKDTSALPAVCGRVCPQEKQCESRCVHLKMNEPAVAIGYLERFVADYERESGHTSLPKLAPANGIKVAVVGSGPAGLSFAGDMAKHGYDVTVFEALHEIGGVLKYGIPEFRLPNKIVDVEINNLRQMGVQFVTDCIVGKTLSIDDLEEQNFRGIFVASGAGLPNFMGIPGENAINILSSNEYLTRVNLMDAANPDTDTPINLGRRVMVVGGGNTAMDSCRTAKRLGAEVTLVYRRSEAEMPARLEEVKHAREEGIEFLTLHNPIEYLVDEQGAVRAAVLQVMELGEADASGRRSPQPIAGQTKTLDVDQVIVAVGVSPNPLVPTSIPGLTLGRKNTIIVDDRMQSSRPEIFAGGDIVRGGATVILAMGDGRRAAANMHRQLCGGSSSTV from the coding sequence ATGAATAAGATTATCCGAAAAGAACAATTCTCGGAGAAAGTGTTTCTCTTTGAGATAGAAGCACCACTGATTGCAAAAAGCCGAAAGGCAGGCAACTTTGTAATTGTGAGAGTGGGTGCGAAAGGCGAACGCATGCCGCTCACCATTGCTGATGCCGACACGAAGAAAGGTACCATCACGTTGGTCGTTCAAAAGGTGGGTCTCTCCTCCAACAAGCTTTGCAACCTCGGCGAGGGCGAATACGTAACCGATATAGTAGGTCCGTTAGGCAATGCCACGCACATCGAGAACTTCGGAACCGTGATTTGTGCAGGTGGTGGTGTAGGAGTAGCTCCCATGTTGCCCATCATTCGCGCATTGAAAAATGCGGGCAACCGTGTGCTTTCAGTCTTAGCCGGCCGGTCGAAAGACTTGATTATCCTGGAAGACGAAGTGCGCAAAAGTTCCGACGAAACGCTCATCATGACCGATGACGGCTCGTATGGCGAGAGAGGCGTTGTGACCGTGGGTATCGAAAAGCTCATCAACCGCGAACCAATCGACAGAGTCTTCGCCATCGGTCCACCCATCATGATGAAATTCTGCTGCCAACTCACCCAGAAATACGACATTCCCACCGATGTTTCGCTCAACACCATCATGGTAGACGGAACAGGAATGTGCGGAGCCTGTCGTCTGACCATCGGTGGAAAGACGAAGTTCGTCTGCATCGACGGTCCCGAGTTTGACGGATCCCTGGTAGATTGGGACGAAATGTTCAAGCGAATGGGAACTTTCAAGAAAGCAGAAGCCGAAGAACTGGAACGTTACAACGCACACATAGAGCATATAGAGGAGACAATTAAGCGGGAAACCTTCTGTATAACGATGGACGTGGTTCCCACCGATGCCACCATCGACGTGCTGACCGACCGCAATGCCGACTGGCGTAAGGAACTGCGTGCAACGACAAAGCCGAAAGAACGCACTGCCATTCTCCGCGTGCAAATGCCTGAACTCGATGCCGCCTATCGCGCCACGTCCCGTTTGGAAGAAGTGAACAAAGGCCTCACCAAGGAATTGGCCTTGATGGAAGCCAAGCGTTGCTTAGACTGCGCCAAACCCACTTGTGTGGAAGGTTGTCCGGTGAGCATCAACATCCCCTCATTCATTAAGAACATCGAACGCGGCCAGTTTCTTGCCGCCGCTCGCGTGTTGAAAGACACCTCGGCATTGCCCGCCGTCTGTGGTCGTGTTTGTCCACAGGAGAAACAATGCGAAAGTCGTTGTGTGCATCTCAAGATGAACGAACCCGCTGTGGCCATCGGTTATTTGGAACGGTTTGTAGCCGACTACGAACGCGAGAGCGGCCACACCTCCCTTCCCAAACTTGCTCCGGCTAACGGCATTAAGGTAGCCGTAGTAGGGTCTGGACCGGCTGGACTGAGTTTCGCAGGCGACATGGCCAAGCACGGCTATGACGTAACTGTATTCGAGGCCTTGCACGAGATTGGCGGTGTATTGAAATACGGTATCCCCGAATTTCGTCTACCCAACAAGATTGTCGATGTAGAGATCAATAATCTCAGACAGATGGGCGTGCAATTCGTTACCGACTGCATCGTTGGAAAAACCCTATCGATAGACGATCTCGAGGAACAAAACTTCCGCGGCATCTTCGTAGCCTCCGGAGCTGGACTGCCTAACTTCATGGGTATCCCTGGCGAGAACGCCATCAACATTCTCTCCTCGAACGAATACCTCACCCGCGTAAACCTCATGGACGCCGCCAATCCCGACACCGACACTCCCATCAACCTCGGTCGGCGCGTCATGGTTGTAGGTGGCGGCAACACCGCGATGGACTCTTGCCGAACAGCCAAGCGGCTCGGAGCCGAAGTAACGTTGGTCTACCGTCGGTCGGAAGCCGAGATGCCCGCCCGACTCGAGGAAGTGAAACATGCCCGGGAAGAAGGCATCGAATTCCTCACATTGCACAATCCGATAGAATATCTCGTCGATGAGCAAGGAGCCGTTCGCGCTGCCGTACTACAAGTAATGGAACTGGGCGAGGCCGACGCCAGCGGTCGACGTAGTCCGCAACCCATCGCCGGGCAAACAAAAACACTCGACGTCGACCAAGTAATTGTCGCCGTAGGCGTATCACCCAATCCCCTCGTGCCCACCTCCATCCCGGGGCTCACCCTCGGCCGTAAAAACACTATTATTGTCGACGACCGCATGCAATCCTCACGCCCCGAAATCTTCGCCGGCGGCGACATCGTTCGTGGTGGAGCAACCGTCATCCTGGCCATGGGCGACGGGCGACGAGCCGCAGCAAACATGCATCGTCAACTTTGTGGCGGCTCCAGTTCCACCGTATAA
- a CDS encoding GDP-L-fucose synthase, with protein sequence MLDKQTKIYIAGHRGLVGSAIWNNLKTRGYNRLIGRTHSELDLTEQAQVRDFFDKEQPEAVVLAAAHVGGIMANSLYRADFIMLNMQMQCNVISESFRHGVKKLLFLGSTCIYPKNAEQPIKEDALLTSPLEYTNEEYALAKISGLKMCESYNLQYGTNYIAVMPTNLYGPNDNFHLENSHVMPAMMRKIYLSKLIHEGRWEAIRKDLNKRPVEQIDGGADEKAILETLAQYGIGDHKVTLWGTGHPLREFLWSEDMADASVHILLNTNFSDIIGIREYSSVLKGAPVNGRFDRNSSNGRGGAIPQLGEIRNCHINVGTGEEISIRDLSALIATTVDYQGDIVFDAKKPDGTPRKLTDVSKLHRLGWTHKVEIADGVRRLYEWYQTDLQS encoded by the coding sequence ATGCTCGACAAACAAACTAAAATATACATCGCCGGACACCGTGGACTGGTTGGTTCTGCCATTTGGAACAACTTGAAAACCCGTGGTTATAACCGCTTAATCGGTCGTACCCATAGCGAACTCGACCTTACCGAGCAAGCACAAGTGCGCGATTTTTTCGATAAAGAACAGCCGGAAGCTGTTGTTTTGGCTGCAGCACATGTCGGAGGAATCATGGCCAATTCGCTGTATAGGGCCGATTTTATCATGCTGAATATGCAGATGCAATGCAATGTCATTAGCGAGTCATTCAGACATGGCGTAAAAAAGCTGCTGTTTCTCGGTTCTACCTGCATCTATCCAAAAAATGCCGAACAGCCTATCAAGGAAGATGCCTTGCTCACATCTCCGCTGGAATATACCAATGAAGAGTATGCACTGGCCAAAATCTCCGGACTGAAAATGTGTGAGAGCTACAATCTGCAGTATGGAACGAACTATATCGCCGTGATGCCCACCAATCTGTATGGACCCAATGATAACTTTCACCTGGAAAACAGTCATGTAATGCCGGCCATGATGCGAAAGATTTATCTCTCGAAACTCATCCACGAAGGGCGATGGGAGGCTATTCGAAAAGACTTGAACAAACGTCCGGTGGAGCAGATAGACGGAGGTGCCGATGAGAAAGCAATTCTTGAAACACTGGCCCAATATGGTATCGGCGATCATAAGGTGACGCTCTGGGGAACAGGACATCCGCTTCGCGAGTTTCTTTGGAGCGAGGATATGGCCGATGCCAGCGTGCATATCTTGCTAAACACCAATTTTAGCGATATCATTGGCATTCGCGAATATTCCTCTGTCTTGAAGGGTGCACCGGTAAATGGAAGGTTCGACCGTAATAGCAGCAACGGACGAGGAGGTGCTATTCCTCAACTCGGCGAGATACGCAACTGTCATATCAACGTGGGAACAGGCGAAGAAATATCCATTCGAGACCTGTCTGCCCTGATTGCAACAACTGTCGACTATCAAGGAGATATTGTTTTTGATGCCAAGAAACCTGATGGCACACCTCGTAAACTCACTGATGTGTCGAAACTTCACCGATTAGGTTGGACGCACAAGGTGGAAATAGCCGATGGCGTAAGAAGACTTTACGAGTGGTATCAAACTGATTTGCAATCCTAA
- the serS gene encoding serine--tRNA ligase, producing MLTLKLISEETERVIKGLEKKHFKDAEKVIATVLETDKRRREAQQKLDKNKQEANLLSKQIGQLMKEGKTDEAADVKATVAGYKENDKVLQQQMDEAERELTALLCTIPNIPADEVPEGKDAADNVVVKEGGTIPQLPEDALCHWDLCKKYNLIDFDLGVKITGAGFPIYIGKMARLQRALEAFFLDEARKSGYLEVQPPLVVNQASGYGTGQLPDKEGQMYHAEQDDLYLIPTAEVPVTNIFRDVILDEKDLPIKRCAYSACFRREAGSYGKDVRGLNRLHQFDKVEIVRIDKPEHSQKSHKEMLTHVEGLLQKLELPYHILLLCGGDMSFTSSICYDFEVWSAAQKRWLEVSSVSNFDSYQANRLKCRYRHTEDKKIELCHTLNGSALALPRIVAAIIENNQTPDGIRVPQVLIPYCGFDLLDDNNF from the coding sequence ATGCTTACACTTAAACTCATCAGTGAGGAAACCGAACGCGTAATTAAAGGTTTGGAGAAAAAACATTTCAAAGATGCCGAAAAAGTGATTGCAACGGTGCTCGAGACGGATAAACGTCGCCGAGAAGCACAACAGAAGTTGGATAAGAATAAACAGGAAGCCAACCTTCTTTCAAAACAAATAGGACAGTTAATGAAAGAAGGAAAAACCGATGAGGCTGCGGATGTGAAGGCAACAGTGGCCGGATATAAGGAAAACGACAAGGTTTTGCAACAACAGATGGATGAAGCGGAAAGAGAACTCACGGCATTGCTTTGCACCATCCCTAATATTCCTGCCGATGAGGTGCCAGAAGGTAAGGATGCGGCGGACAATGTGGTGGTGAAAGAGGGCGGAACGATACCCCAATTGCCCGAAGACGCTCTCTGTCACTGGGACTTGTGCAAGAAATATAATTTGATTGACTTCGACCTTGGTGTGAAAATTACGGGTGCCGGGTTCCCTATATATATAGGTAAGATGGCCAGACTGCAACGGGCTCTGGAAGCTTTTTTCCTTGACGAGGCACGCAAAAGCGGCTATTTGGAGGTACAACCGCCATTGGTGGTCAATCAGGCATCGGGATATGGCACAGGACAATTGCCCGACAAAGAAGGTCAGATGTATCATGCCGAACAAGATGACCTCTATCTTATCCCTACAGCAGAAGTTCCGGTAACGAACATTTTTCGCGATGTGATTCTCGACGAGAAAGATCTACCTATCAAACGCTGTGCTTACTCAGCTTGTTTCCGTCGCGAAGCGGGTTCATATGGAAAGGATGTGCGCGGTTTGAATCGCTTGCACCAGTTTGATAAGGTGGAGATTGTGCGGATAGACAAGCCCGAGCACTCGCAGAAGTCGCACAAAGAGATGCTGACACATGTGGAAGGCCTGTTACAAAAGCTCGAGTTGCCCTACCACATTTTGCTGCTTTGTGGCGGAGATATGAGCTTCACCTCGTCTATCTGTTATGATTTTGAGGTGTGGAGTGCCGCACAGAAACGCTGGCTCGAGGTTTCTTCCGTTTCCAACTTCGATAGTTACCAAGCCAATCGTCTGAAATGTCGCTACCGCCACACAGAAGACAAAAAGATTGAACTTTGTCACACGCTCAACGGATCGGCTCTCGCCCTGCCTCGTATCGTAGCGGCTATCATCGAGAACAATCAAACGCCCGACGGAATCCGCGTCCCTCAAGTACTCATTCCCTACTGCGGCTTCGATTTGCTCGACGATAACAACTTCTGA
- the gmd gene encoding GDP-mannose 4,6-dehydratase, with product MERKVALITGITGQDGSYLAEFLNEKGYDVHGLLRRSSSFNTGRIEHLYLDEWVRDMKKQRPINLHWADMTDSSSLIRIIGEVRPTEIYNLAAQSHVKVSFEVPEYTADVDATGVLRLLEAVRICGLEKECRIYQASTSELYGKVQEVPQKETTPFYPRSPYSVAKLYGFWIVKNYRESYDMFCCNGILFNHESERRGETFVTRKITLAACRIKQGFQDKLYLGNLDAKRDWGYAKDYVECMWLMLQQKHPEDFVIATGEMHTVREFCDLAFKEAGIELRWEGKGLDEKGIDVATGRVLVEVDPKYFRPCEVDQLLGDPRKAKTLLGWNPTKTSFKELIKKMVAHDMTFVQKLFLKAQQPE from the coding sequence ATGGAAAGAAAAGTTGCACTCATCACAGGTATCACCGGTCAAGACGGCAGCTATCTGGCAGAATTTTTAAACGAAAAAGGATACGACGTGCATGGCTTGCTTCGCAGGTCGTCGTCTTTCAATACGGGAAGAATAGAACATTTATATCTCGACGAATGGGTGAGAGATATGAAGAAACAACGCCCCATCAACCTACATTGGGCAGACATGACCGATTCTTCTTCCCTTATCCGCATCATCGGCGAGGTTCGCCCCACCGAAATCTATAATCTTGCTGCACAGAGCCACGTAAAAGTGTCGTTCGAGGTGCCGGAATACACTGCCGATGTCGATGCGACCGGCGTTCTGCGCTTACTGGAGGCTGTCCGTATCTGCGGATTGGAGAAAGAATGCCGCATCTATCAGGCTTCGACCTCCGAGCTATACGGAAAGGTTCAGGAGGTTCCACAGAAGGAAACCACCCCGTTCTATCCCCGTTCTCCCTACTCGGTAGCCAAACTCTATGGGTTTTGGATTGTCAAAAACTATCGTGAGAGCTACGATATGTTTTGTTGCAATGGCATTTTGTTCAACCATGAGAGCGAACGTCGAGGCGAAACATTCGTCACACGCAAGATTACCTTGGCAGCTTGTCGCATCAAACAGGGTTTTCAAGACAAACTCTATTTAGGCAACTTGGACGCAAAACGCGACTGGGGTTACGCCAAAGATTATGTGGAATGCATGTGGTTGATGCTGCAACAAAAGCACCCTGAAGACTTTGTGATTGCTACCGGAGAGATGCACACTGTGAGGGAGTTCTGCGATTTGGCTTTCAAAGAGGCTGGTATCGAACTGCGCTGGGAAGGAAAAGGCCTCGATGAAAAGGGAATCGACGTGGCTACAGGCAGGGTATTGGTAGAGGTAGACCCGAAGTATTTCCGTCCCTGCGAGGTAGACCAACTCTTGGGCGACCCCAGAAAGGCGAAAACGTTGTTGGGATGGAATCCTACCAAGACTTCTTTCAAAGAGTTGATCAAGAAAATGGTGGCACACGACATGACTTTCGTACAGAAGCTTTTCCTCAAAGCACAACAGCCTGAATAG